The Brevundimonas sp. SORGH_AS_0993 genome segment CTCATGCCCCTCGCCCTTTGGCTGGTAGAAGGTGCGGCGTTCCATCTCGTCGGGGAAGAAGTTCGCGCCTGAAAACCCTTCGGGCGTTTCCGGGTCGTACTGATAGCCCTTGCCGTAGCCCAGCTGTTTCATCAGCTTGGTCGGAGCGTTGCGGATATGGGCGGGCGGCATCAGCGAGCCGGTCTCATAGGCCGCCTTCTTGGCCGCCTTGAACGCCTCATAGACCCCGACCGACTTGGGCGCCGTCGCCAGATGCACCACCGCCTGCGCCAGCGCCAGTTCGCCCTCGGGGCTGCCCAGGAAGTCGTAAGTGTCCTTGGCCGCATTGGCGACCAGGATCGACAGGGGGTCCGCCTCGCCGATGTCCTCCACCGCCATCCGCACGATCCGCCGGGCCAGATACAGCGGATCTTCGCCCCCGTTCAGCATGCGCGCCAGCCAGTACAGCGCCGCGTCAGGGTCCGACCCCCGCACCGATTTATGCAGGGCGGATATGAGATTGTAGTGTTCTTCTCTACTCTTGTCGTAAGCGGGCGCCCGGCGCTGCAGCACGCCCGCCAGCCCCTGCACGTCCAGCCGCTCGTCCCCTGACAGGTCGAACAGCACCTCCGACATGGTCAGCAGATACCGCCCATCCCCGTCGGCCAGGGCCAGCATCGCCTGGCGCGCCTCGGGCGTCAGCGGCAGGGCCCTGTCCATATGAGCCTCGGCCCGGCTCAGCAGTTGATCCAGCGCCACGTCGTCCAGCCGCTTCAGCACATAGACCTGGCTGCGCGACAGCAGGGCGCCGTTCAGCTCGAAGCTGGGATTCTCGGTCGTGGCCCCGACCAGGGTGACGACCCCCGCTTCCACGAAGGGCAGAAATCCGTCCTGCTGGGCGCGGTTGAAGCGGTGGATTTCGTCTACGAACAACAGGGTCGACTGCCCCGCCGCCCGCCGCATCCGCGCCGCCTCGAACGCCTTTTTCAGGTCCGCGACGCCCGAGAAGACCGCGCTGATCGCCTGATATTCGTAGCCCGCGGCCTGGGCCAGCAGCCGCGCAATCGTGGTCTTGCCGGTGCCCGGCGGCCCCCACAGGATCATCGACCCCAGGCGCCCGGCCTCGATCATGCGCCGGATCGGCCCGCCTGGCCCCAGCAGATGATCCTGGCCCACGACCTCGTCCAGCGTGCGCGGGCGCAGGCGGTCGGCCAAAGGGGCGTCGGGGGGCAGAATGCCGGAAGCTTCGAAGAGGTCGGTCATGCGTGCGACCTATGTAGTCATTCGCCCGGCGCTTTTCACGCGCTAGTATAAGGACCCACCACGGAGACCGCCTTCATGACCACCGCCAATCCGAACCAAGGTCTGATAGCAGGTCTGACTCCCCATCTGACCATCCCGTCGCGCGGCGCCTCGGCGGCGGTGGACTTCTACATCATCGCCTTCGGGGCCGAGGTTCTGGATCGGCGTCCGGCCGACGACGGCGAGCGGCTGATCCACGCCCATCTGAAGATCAACGGCGCCAGCGTCATGCTGAACGACGAGTTTCCCGAATACAGCGGCGTTCAGGGCGTGCGCCCCGCCGGCGTGAGCCTGCATCTTCAGGTCGCCGACCCCGACGCCTGGTGGACCCGCGCCATGACCGTCGGCGGCGCCGAGCCGGTCATGGACATGGCCGACCAGTTCTGGGGCGACCGCTACGGCGTCCTGCGCGACCCCTTTGGCCACACCTGGTCCATCGGCGGGCCCAAGCCTGCCTGAATCCTTCGCCTTAGCGCAGAACGCCGGTGATCTGGCGGCCGCCGCGGTTGATCGTCACCTGCCAGGGGCCGCGGCTGGCGCTGGCGACCTCAAGATCGCGCACGCTGTTGATGCGTTGGCCATTGACCGCCACGACCAAGTCGTTCTGTCGGAAGACGCTGGCCGCATAGCCCCGGCCCGAGACACCCAGAACCACCACGCCCGTAGCGAAGGGATCGCCGCCCAGCCGGTCGGCCAAGGCCGGGCTCAGCGCCGCGACCGCCGCGCCCTGGAACGGCCCCTGCTGGATCACCGTCCCCTGTTTCGGATCGGCCTCGCCCGGCAGGGTCTGGACGCGCGCCGTCAGGGTCTGGGGCCGGCCATCGCGCAATATGGCGATCTGCACCTGATCGTTCGGATTGCGCGAGCCGACGCGATAGTTCAGCCCGCCCTGGTCGTTGATTTCCTGGCCGTCGACGGCGGTGATGACATCGCCTTGACGGAGGCCGGCGCGCGCGGCCGGACCATTGGCGTAGACATCAGTGACGACCAGCCCCTGCGGCCGGCTCAGGCCCAGGCTGCCGGCGATGTCGCCAGTCACAGTGTCGCCCTTCACCCCCAGCCAGGGGCGCACAACGGCGCGGGCGCCGCCCAGGGCCGAATCCA includes the following:
- a CDS encoding replication-associated recombination protein A, whose product is MTDLFEASGILPPDAPLADRLRPRTLDEVVGQDHLLGPGGPIRRMIEAGRLGSMILWGPPGTGKTTIARLLAQAAGYEYQAISAVFSGVADLKKAFEAARMRRAAGQSTLLFVDEIHRFNRAQQDGFLPFVEAGVVTLVGATTENPSFELNGALLSRSQVYVLKRLDDVALDQLLSRAEAHMDRALPLTPEARQAMLALADGDGRYLLTMSEVLFDLSGDERLDVQGLAGVLQRRAPAYDKSREEHYNLISALHKSVRGSDPDAALYWLARMLNGGEDPLYLARRIVRMAVEDIGEADPLSILVANAAKDTYDFLGSPEGELALAQAVVHLATAPKSVGVYEAFKAAKKAAYETGSLMPPAHIRNAPTKLMKQLGYGKGYQYDPETPEGFSGANFFPDEMERRTFYQPKGEGHEEKVKARLERWAAMRARMAADGPVDAAGD
- a CDS encoding VOC family protein, which produces MTTANPNQGLIAGLTPHLTIPSRGASAAVDFYIIAFGAEVLDRRPADDGERLIHAHLKINGASVMLNDEFPEYSGVQGVRPAGVSLHLQVADPDAWWTRAMTVGGAEPVMDMADQFWGDRYGVLRDPFGHTWSIGGPKPA